In Felis catus isolate Fca126 chromosome A2, F.catus_Fca126_mat1.0, whole genome shotgun sequence, the following proteins share a genomic window:
- the NFIC gene encoding nuclear factor 1 C-type isoform X6, with translation MWPRSSPPHSAAAEAGLPGRREEARAWLPEEPRICSKYAEQSGSPRAGMGSDQEDSKPITLDTTDFQESFVTSGVFSVTELIQVSRTPVVTGTGPNFSLGELQGHLAYDLNPASTGMRRTLPSTSSSGSKRHKSGSMEEDVDTSPGGDYYTSPSSPTSSSRNWTEDMEGGISSPVKKTEMDKSPFHSPSPQDSPRLSSFTQHHRPVIAVHSGIARSPHPTSALHFPTTSILPQTASTYFPHTAIRYPPHLNPQDPLKDLVSLACDPASQQPGPLNGSGQLKMSSHCLSAQMLAPPPPGLPRLALPPATKPTSEGGSTSPTSPFLVSGIRKISSHALLLLRGNPRGPHSRPLAHVFSGKLQQARTPRRLPAWPKRQNRHIRTHRRKTSKKEKKAKKKKKKKKDKRKKKKKKNTIKINPPSQEDKR, from the exons ACGCGGAGCAGAGCGGTAGTCCCCGGGCAGGGATGGGCTCCGACCAGGAGGACAGCAAGCCCATCACGCTGG ACACGACCGACTTCCAGGAGAGCTTCGTCACCTCCGGCGTGTTCAGTGTCACCGAGCTCATCCAGGTGTCCCGGA CACCCGTGGTGACTGGAACAGGACCCAACTTCTCCCTGGGGGagctgcaggggcacctggcatACGACCTGAATCCAGCCAGCACAGGCATGAGGAGAACGCTACCGAGCACTTCCTCCAGCGG GAGCAAGCGGCACAAATCGGGCTCGATGGAGGAAGACGTGGACACGAGCCCCGGCGGCGATTACTACACCTCGCCCAGCTCTCCCACGAGTAGCAGCCGCAACTGGACGGAGGACATGGAAGGAG GCATCTCGTCCCCGGTGAAGAAAACAGAGATGGATAAGTCACCTTTCCACAGCCCGTCTCCCCAGGACTCCCCCCGCCTCTCCAGCTTCACCCAGCACCACCGGCCTGTCATTGCTGTGCACAGCG GGATCGCCCGGAGCCCTCACCCCACCTCGGCCCTGCACTTCCCCACGACCTCCATTCTGCCCCAGACGGCCTCCACCTACTTCCCGCACACGGCCATACGCTACCCACCTCACCTCAACCCCCAGGACCCGCTCAAAGATCTCGTGTCGCTGGCCTGCGACCCAGCCAGCCAGCAACCTGGACCG tTAAATGGAAGTGGTCAGCTCAAAATGTCCAGTCACTGCCTTTCTGCTCAGATGCTGGCGCCCCCGCCCCCTGGGCTGCCGCGGCTGGCGCTCCCCCCTGCCACCAAACCCACCTCCGAGGGAGGAAGCACGTCGCCGACCTCGCCCT TCCTGGTATCTGGGATAAGAAAGATTTCTTCCCACGCCCTGCTCCTCCTTCGCGGGAATCCCAGGGGGCCGCACAGCCGGCCCCTGGCCCACGTTTTCAGTGGAAAGTTACAGCAAGCAAGAACACCCCGCCGACTCCCAGCCTGGCCGAAAAGACAAAACAGGCACATACGTACACACAggaggaaaacaagcaaaaaggaaaaaaaggcaaaaaaaaaaaaaaaaaaaaaaaaagacaaacggaaaaaaaaaaaaaaaaaaaacaccataaaaatcAACCCACCCAGCCAAGAAGACAAAAGGTGA
- the LOC123381731 gene encoding uncharacterized protein LOC123381731 — MISNRRFGRLPEGHDIASSGPCKGPGVGGNRRERSQGRWSEWRRDQQVGGCRPGGGGGGARAVLLQAPRGQHGPQGADLGARFPSCERPKSWPVRKLQSPRLPALCTPFIEQLLYAQPRAGGLRATTFLGGEGDAHPTPRPQRPGEVASAVSCHPAGQLVSARPSAFPPTRVSCLCSTRPAPSPGDSLAGGRKCFPPPDAGAPHGTRPSAAAPACLEHLAWRQAPEDHRRPRRTQGHSRPVVSRTGACDAPGTIRPPCAGLSNGDVLTHLLFLPSFLPVISPPPPLCTISLFVSASPLPLSFFFSFCKYLLSTCCVPGSYPRR; from the coding sequence ATGATCTCAAACAGGAGGTTTGGCCGCCTCCCTGAGGGTCACGATATTGCCAGCAGTGGcccatgcaaaggccctggggttggAGGCAAcaggagggaaagaagccagggaAGGTGGTCAGAGTGGAGAAGGGACCAGCAGGTGGGCGGCTgtaggcctgggggggggggggggggggcgagagcGGTTCTTCTCCAGGCCCCCAGGGGGCAGCACGGGCCACAGGGAGCCGACCTGGGTGCCCGGTTCCCCAGCTGTGAGAGACCCAAGTCCTGGCCAGTCCGGAAACTCCAGTCTCCCCGGTTACCAGCTTTGTGcacaccatttattgagcaattactaTATGCCCAGCCCCGTGCTGGGGGGCTCAGGGCCACCACATTCCTAGGAGGAGAGGGcgatgcccaccccaccccccgcccccagcgtcCAGGGGAAGTGGCCTCGGCCGTTTCCTGCCACCCAGCTGGCCAGCTGGTGTCAGCACGCCCCTCCGCCTTCCCCCCCACCAGGGTTTCCTGTTTGTGCAGCACTCGCCCAGCTCCATCTCCAGGGGACTCCCTGGCGGGTGGGAGGAAGTGCTTTCCTCCGCCAGACGCTGGAGCTCCCCATGGGACCAGGCCAAGCGCCGCTGCCCCCGCCTGCCTTGAACATCTGGCTTGGAGGCAGGCGCCTGAGGATCACAGGAGGCCAAGGAGGACTCAGGGTCACAGCCGGCCCGTGGTGAGCCGCACAGGGGCCTGTGACGCTCCTGGAACCATCCGGCCTCCCTGTGCCGGCCTTTCCAACGGGGACGTCCTCACCCACTTGctttttcttccatccttccttcctgttatctctcctcctccacccctgtgtaccatttctctttttgtctctgcttcacccctccctctctccttttttttttctttctgcaaatatttattgagcacctgttgtgTACCAGGGTCCTATCCTAGGCGCTGA
- the LOC102900455 gene encoding small integral membrane protein 24-like, whose protein sequence is MDRFWMSTGRVSLLEALVPCLVQAQPLAQRKPWLVGLGAALAALFLTFVFTVVYAVWCREARDSNKEEDVGSVRKEEKEAEGDQGLELEEREVPPNREGVVSSSR, encoded by the exons ATGGACAGGTTCTGGATGTCCACTGGCCGGGTctcccttctggaagctctggtcCCGTGCCTGGTTCAGGCACAGCCCT TGGCCCAGAGGAAGCCGTggctggtggggctgggggccgcgCTGGCCGCCCTCTTCCTCACCTTCGTCTTCACCGTGGTCTACGCCGTCTGGTGCAGAGAGGCCCGCGACAG CAACAAAGAGGAGGACGTGGGGAGtgtgagaaaggaggagaaagaagcagagggTGACCAggggctggagctggaggagagagaggtgcCTCCAAACCGTGAAGGAGTGGTGAGCTCCTCCAGATGA